Genomic window (Mycolicibacterium smegmatis):
CGACGGTCGCGAGTGGACTGCGCACAGCGACGGGCGGATGGTTGCCGTGGATCACCGTGTCCCGATTCTGCTTTCGGCACTGTCACCACGAATGCTGCGTATCGCCGGCACCTTTGCCGACGGTGTCGTGCTGTGGATGGCCTCGGCAGAGGCGATCCGTTCGCACATCGTCCCGAAGCTGACGGTCGCCGCGACAGCAGCCGGACGGCCCGCGCCGCGCGTGGTGGCCGGGCTTCCGGTCGTGGTGCACGATGACCCCGTGGCGGCACGGGCCGCGGTGGACGCCGCATCGACGTCGTATGCCTCGATGACCAACTACCGGCGCATCATCGAGGCGGGCGGAGGATCCGCGGCAGGCGATGTCGCGGTGTCCGGCGACGAGACCGCCGTGCAGACCAAGTTGCGTGAACTGCTGGACGCCGGTGCCACCGACATCTGGGCGCAGCCTGTCGCCGTCGGAACTGATCGAGCGGAACGCGTTGCGTCTCTGCGACGTACGAGGGCATTGCTGCGGGAGCTGGCCCGCGCGTGATCGTCAGGACCGGGGGGGCTCACGAGACCTTGCAGCCAGGCGCGTTAGTAGCGCTGCGGCGCAACCGAGTTGATCGCCTCCTGCAGGAAATCGGCCGGCACCTCGGGCCACTCGGACGACCACCGGCCTGCCTCCTGGTCGGCGCATAGCTCGATGAGCGTGGCAACCACCTGGGGTCCGCCGTCGACCAGATAGCGCAACATCTGCAACTGTGCGCACTGCGCGGCAACCGTGGCCACCATGGCCTTTGCCTCCGCGGTGCGGCCGTCGGCGGCCAGGCACGCACCCAGCAGGCGGCGGGCGCGCAGCAGCGCCTGTGGACGGTTGAGTGCCGAGAGCCGGTCCACCCACTCGCCGGCCCAGCGGCATGCGAGATCGCGTGCGGCCGGGTCGTCCTGGGCCATGAGCCGCCGGATGGCCGACGCCTCCTCGAACT
Coding sequences:
- a CDS encoding TIGR03564 family F420-dependent LLM class oxidoreductase; this translates as MRIGLSGGAANVDDIVRQAQRAEEDGFSSLWYASGVAGDPLTAMAIAGRATTSIELGTAVLQTYPCHPLLQANRVAAAANAMGRPGLTLGLGPSHEPVVRGVLGLSYDRPGTNAEEYLRIVSALLRGETVDHDGREWTAHSDGRMVAVDHRVPILLSALSPRMLRIAGTFADGVVLWMASAEAIRSHIVPKLTVAATAAGRPAPRVVAGLPVVVHDDPVAARAAVDAASTSYASMTNYRRIIEAGGGSAAGDVAVSGDETAVQTKLRELLDAGATDIWAQPVAVGTDRAERVASLRRTRALLRELARA